A DNA window from Candidatus Zymogenus saltonus contains the following coding sequences:
- the glk gene encoding glucokinase yields MLLVGDIGATKTILGIYSADSRPQNPITSATYPSDRYPDLDTLLNEFIKENRVKITRASFGVAGPVIDRRAKITNLPWTVDVERLKETLNVENVDLFNDICAIAYSIACLEDKDLTTLNKGVPVNRTPIAVIAPGTGLGEAFLTWDGDRDRYRPHASEGGHVDFAPKTQREIELMQYLYRSHKHVSYEDVCCGKGIPNIYNFLKDCGDFRESVWLSDELKGANDPTPIIVGAALSTERECKICEEALSIFISVLAREAGNLVLKVAATGGLYIGGGIPPRIISRLKEERFMEAFLDKGAFAELLSAVPVKVIMNPKAALIGTARYGLDLYRE; encoded by the coding sequence GTGTTGCTTGTCGGCGATATAGGCGCCACCAAGACCATCTTGGGAATCTACTCGGCCGACAGCCGGCCGCAAAACCCCATAACCTCGGCAACATATCCAAGCGATCGGTATCCGGACCTCGATACGCTCCTTAACGAGTTCATCAAGGAGAACAGAGTCAAGATAACCAGGGCGAGCTTCGGTGTGGCGGGTCCGGTCATTGACCGCCGAGCGAAGATAACAAATCTCCCGTGGACGGTGGACGTGGAGAGGCTAAAAGAAACCCTGAACGTTGAAAACGTGGACCTCTTCAACGACATCTGCGCCATAGCGTACAGCATTGCCTGCCTTGAGGACAAAGACCTGACAACCCTGAATAAGGGTGTGCCCGTCAATCGGACTCCCATCGCCGTCATCGCCCCGGGCACTGGCCTCGGTGAGGCGTTCCTGACATGGGACGGAGATCGCGACCGCTATCGCCCGCACGCCTCCGAGGGGGGACACGTCGATTTCGCCCCGAAGACCCAACGCGAAATCGAATTGATGCAATACCTTTACCGGAGCCACAAACACGTAAGCTACGAGGACGTTTGTTGCGGAAAGGGGATACCGAACATATATAACTTCTTAAAGGACTGCGGAGACTTTAGAGAGTCGGTCTGGCTTTCCGATGAGCTTAAAGGGGCGAACGACCCGACGCCGATCATAGTCGGCGCCGCCCTCTCCACGGAGAGGGAATGCAAGATCTGCGAGGAGGCGCTCTCCATATTTATCTCGGTATTGGCGAGGGAGGCGGGAAACCTCGTCCTCAAGGTGGCCGCCACCGGAGGCCTTTACATAGGCGGCGGGATTCCGCCGCGAATCATCTCCCGTCTCAAGGAAGAGCGCTTTATGGAGGCTTTTCTTGACAAAGGGGCATTTGCGGAGCTCCTATCCGCCGTTCCCGTAAAGGTGATTATGAATCCAAAGGCCGCCCTGATCGGCACCGCCCGTTATGGCCTCGATCTTTATAGAGAGTAA